In one window of Lytechinus pictus isolate F3 Inbred chromosome 19, Lp3.0, whole genome shotgun sequence DNA:
- the LOC129282442 gene encoding uncharacterized protein LOC129282442 isoform X2 yields the protein MNRFLVLLVVLSLVLGLVTARSEPRKNKGKNKEGGRRERKGNNEAATTQEEGWIWSECVPNAGSCGKGQKIGNCTGELCEVPAKTVDCRVRCVKETDTTEAVIAGDGEEAVNATAAPAKGRGKGRRPGKDGRGKGNNNEGTENGRRPEKGGRGKGNKTEGTENGRRPEKPSRGNRKPNKNDKPAKTKDCNYTMGEFGPCNETTNLRTRLDTLTDPTETSDECSLLRTVEEKCRRSEGRDKPVRCRYNWDQPPTCDESTNKINMTGSLVSVEGAPADCEATKTHEVHCKKAKVPCKLGEWGEFSDCIDGMKTRTRKLQKGPHYCHRLIREVAACE from the exons ATGAATCGGTTCCTGGTCCTGCTTGTCGTGTTGTCTTTGGTCCTGGGCCTCGTCACTGCTAGGTCAGAACCAAGAAAGAACAAAGGGAAGAACAAAGAAGgcggaagaagagaaagaaaag GCAATAACGAGGCTGCAACCACACAAGAGGAAGGTTGGATATGGAGTGAATGCGTGCCAAATGCGGGGTCATGCGGCAAGGGACAGAAAATCGGTAACTGCACCGGAGAACTCTGCGAGGTCCCAGCCAAGACGGTCGACTGTCGCGTCAGATGCGTAAAGGAAACGGATACTACCGAAGCCGTGATCGCGGGCGACGGTGAAGAAGCGGTCAATGCGACCGCTGCTCCAGCTAAAGGCCGCGGTAAAGGGCGTCGACCGGGTAAGGACggaagggggaaaggaaatAACAACGAAGGAACGGAAAATGGACGGAGGCCGGAGAAGGGCggaagggggaaaggaaatAAGACCGAAGGGACGGAAAATGGACGGAGACCAGAGAAGCCATCACGAGGAAACCGCAAACCCAACAAGAATGATAAACCAGCAAAGACTAAAG ATTGCAACTACACCATGGGTGAGTTTGGACCTTGTAACGAGACAACAAACCTCAGGACCAGACTAGACACCCTGACCGATCCCACCGAGACATCCGATGAGTGTAGTCTGTTAAGGACTGTGGAAGAAAAATGCCGTAGATCAG AGGGTCGTGATAAGCCGGTGCGATGCAGATATAACTGGGATCAGCCCCCAACCTGTGATGAATCCACCAATAAAATCAACATGACTGGCTCGCTTGTGAGCGTAGAGGGTGCCCCAGCTGATTGCGAAGCCACCAAGACACACGAAGTACATTGCAAGAAAGCAAAGG TGCCATGTAAGCTTGGTGAATGGGGTGAATTCTCTGATTGTATCGATGGAATGAAGACTCGAACCCGCAAACTGCAGAAAGGTCCCCACTACTGTCATCGACTCATCAGGGAGGTCGCTGCGTGCGAATGA
- the LOC129282442 gene encoding uncharacterized protein LOC129282442 isoform X1 yields the protein MNRFLVLLVVLSLVLGLVTARSEPRKNKGKNKEGGRRERKGNNEAATTQEEGWIWSECVPNAGSCGKGQKIGNCTGELCEVPAKTVDCRVRCVKETDTTEAVIAGDGEEAVNATAAPAKGRGKGRRPGKDGRGKGNNNEGTENGRRPEKGGRGKGNKTEGTENGRRPEKPSRGNRKPNKNDKPAKTKECKYSRPTFSECDPITERKNLTKVIKGTPTPDCPEVVVESVRCDRKKDRHENQNCNYTMGEFGPCNETTNLRTRLDTLTDPTETSDECSLLRTVEEKCRRSEGRDKPVRCRYNWDQPPTCDESTNKINMTGSLVSVEGAPADCEATKTHEVHCKKAKVPCKLGEWGEFSDCIDGMKTRTRKLQKGPHYCHRLIREVAACE from the exons ATGAATCGGTTCCTGGTCCTGCTTGTCGTGTTGTCTTTGGTCCTGGGCCTCGTCACTGCTAGGTCAGAACCAAGAAAGAACAAAGGGAAGAACAAAGAAGgcggaagaagagaaagaaaag GCAATAACGAGGCTGCAACCACACAAGAGGAAGGTTGGATATGGAGTGAATGCGTGCCAAATGCGGGGTCATGCGGCAAGGGACAGAAAATCGGTAACTGCACCGGAGAACTCTGCGAGGTCCCAGCCAAGACGGTCGACTGTCGCGTCAGATGCGTAAAGGAAACGGATACTACCGAAGCCGTGATCGCGGGCGACGGTGAAGAAGCGGTCAATGCGACCGCTGCTCCAGCTAAAGGCCGCGGTAAAGGGCGTCGACCGGGTAAGGACggaagggggaaaggaaatAACAACGAAGGAACGGAAAATGGACGGAGGCCGGAGAAGGGCggaagggggaaaggaaatAAGACCGAAGGGACGGAAAATGGACGGAGACCAGAGAAGCCATCACGAGGAAACCGCAAACCCAACAAGAATGATAAACCAGCAAAGACTAAAG AATGCAAATACTCCCGGCCGACATTTTCCGAATGCGACCCGATCACAGAACGAAAGAACTTAACCAAGGTCATcaaag GAACACCAACCCCAGATTGCCCGGAAGTAGTCGTTGAGTCTGTGCGATGtgatagaaagaaagacagacatgAAAACCAAA ATTGCAACTACACCATGGGTGAGTTTGGACCTTGTAACGAGACAACAAACCTCAGGACCAGACTAGACACCCTGACCGATCCCACCGAGACATCCGATGAGTGTAGTCTGTTAAGGACTGTGGAAGAAAAATGCCGTAGATCAG AGGGTCGTGATAAGCCGGTGCGATGCAGATATAACTGGGATCAGCCCCCAACCTGTGATGAATCCACCAATAAAATCAACATGACTGGCTCGCTTGTGAGCGTAGAGGGTGCCCCAGCTGATTGCGAAGCCACCAAGACACACGAAGTACATTGCAAGAAAGCAAAGG TGCCATGTAAGCTTGGTGAATGGGGTGAATTCTCTGATTGTATCGATGGAATGAAGACTCGAACCCGCAAACTGCAGAAAGGTCCCCACTACTGTCATCGACTCATCAGGGAGGTCGCTGCGTGCGAATGA